The window TGCTCCGGCCATACTCAGTGATGTTGCGCAACTGCGTAACGACCTGCAAACCGCCTATTCTCAGGCGCCCGCGGGCGTGCTTTCGGTGGGCATCGGCATGTCTTTAAGGGATATACTTACTGTGCCGGTTATAGCCGGCTTTCAAAAGGTATATCCAAATGTGGCACTGGATATTCTTGAAAGTGTCACAGGGCCATTAGTCGAAGATATCAAAAGCGGCAATATTGATTGTGCGCTGGTTTTCGAACTGGATCCTTCTGCACAGGTTATTGCAGAACCTTTTGTGAAAGAGCGTTTATTCCTGGTCGGACCGCCAGATGCCAGCTTTAGGGGCAGAGCGTCAATGAATGCAAACGAAATATTTGACAATGCATTGATTTCAACCAAAGCGGATAATCCAATCCGCAAGAAAATTGAAACGATTGCTCAGGGCCTGTGCAAGGAACCCAAAATTGCATTTGAAACCAACGCCGTCTCGACCATGGTCAGTTGCGTTGTATTGGGTGGTTATTATTCCGTACTTCCCTATTCTTCGATTTGCAAAGCTGTTCAGGAAGGCAGGGTAGCGGCGGTTCCTGTTGAAGACTTGACACTAGATTGGACATTTGTCTATTCGAAAAGCTTTGGCTTATCGTTGGCTGCCAAAGTCTTCCGGGATTTCTTATTCACCCAGGCAGAAGGCACTATTTCGAGTGGCCTGTGGCCATTCACTGAGGCGCTGTTTACCCAAGGCCTAGTGTCGCAGGAGTAGTGGTACCCATTTGGCTGCTATTGCGGTAGTTTAAATCAGGGGAGACTGTTTGACAGTACGATTGTCTTCTTACCCGCCTGATTAAATTTACCGACTGGTACAAGGGCATTGCGCCTCGCACGCCTGTACCGGCAAAACTTCCTTGATCAGCAACATCATTACAAATGAAATCGGCTGCTTTCTCTGACGATCAGATCACATGGCAACTGGTCTTCAACGATGCTGTCTTGGCCTTCTTGTGCTGCCGTCAACTGCTGCAGTACAGTCCGGGCTGCATGCTGACCAATCTGATAGCGTGCAGGGCGCAGGGTTGTCAGGGCCGGTCGCAGTCTTGCTGAAATGGGCGCATCCCCAAACCCGGCAATTGCGCAATCGCGAGGCAGTATTAGATTGCATAAGGGGGCGTGCAATATCGCACCAGCCGCTATATTGTCATTGGCAAAAATCAAAGCCTGAGGTCGGGAATCGGCAGGTAAATGGGATAATCCTTCGATGCAGACTGCACCAGCCTCGAATTCGTCGTCCTCCGGGACAATCTGCACATTTGCTTTTATGCCCGCGCTCGTCATGGCGTCTGCATAGCCTTGCGCGCGCTGTTTGGCGCGGAAGTCTTCAGTTGTTTGTGACATGACAAACTGTATTCGCGTAGCGCCTTGTTCCAGAAAATGCCTGGCCAGTATGGCGCCGGTTTCAATATGCGGGAACCCCACTTGATGAAACGGCCGTCCGGGTACCAGACCCCAGGCTTCGATCACGGGGATATTAAGTGCACGTAGCATGGCTTCGGCCGCCGGCGTGTGATCGTGTCGGGTCAGAATCAGGGCGGTGGGGTGCCAGCCAACAAAAGTGCGGATAGCCTGTTCTTCCAGTTCCTGAGAGTACTGGGCGTTGGCCAGAAGCAGTTGCAATCCCGATGCCTGTAATTCATCAGTCATGCCTTTTACCAAGTCAGCAAAAGTTGCGCTGGCAATGTTCTGCATGACCGCGCAAACCACTCTTCCGTGTCCTGAGGCCAGGCCGCCAGCCACCTGACTGGGTACGTAGCCGATTCTGTCGATAATTTCGCGCAAGCGTTCTCGTAATGCAGCGGAGACTTTATCCGGGCAATTGAAGTAGCGCGAAACGGTAATGGACGAAACGCCGGCCAGCGCGGCCACGTCGTGGATGGTGTAGGAGCCTGCTTTGCGGCGCGTGGTACGTGCTGTTTGTTTTTGAGTCATGGTTTATCCCAATGGCGTGCTGTTTGGCCACCGCCCTACAATTATATCAATGTTACCGGTAACAGTTACCGGTAACATACGATCCCGGCTAAATGTATTCGTACGACTGCCTCACACCTATGACACGCCCCACCCTACCTGTTGTCACGCCGTATCGCCGGTGCGACGGGGAAAACCCGTCAGACCATGGCTGCCCTTGTGGTGGACAATATTTTGCAGCACCTTAGCGGTAGAAGTCTTATTTCATTTGTGAATTGACCCTATAACAAGCAAGGAGACGAAATGAATCCATCCAAAGCGGTACGCCGCAGTTATGTCGTAGCTGTCCTGCTGGCAGGCATGACTTTGTTTTCATCGGCTTATGCCCAGGGAGATCGGTATCCCGATAAACCAGTCACATTCGTCGTACCGTATCCGGCGGGTGGCGTAGCCGATCAGTTTGCCCGCAGTATGGCTACAGAGCTCGGCAAGCGACTTGGACAATCTGTTGTCGTCAGCAACCGTGCCGGTGCCAACGGGAATATTGGATCTGCTTATGTTGCCAAGCAGCCAGCCGATGGTTATACGTTGTTACTGGGCTCCACCAGTACGCTGGCAGTAAATCCACATTTGTATAAAGATATGGGATACGACCCGATCAAGGATTTGCAACCGGTCACCCTGACCCACCAGATGCCTAATGTGTTGATAGTAGGCGCTGGGACACCATACAAGAATGTCAAGGATGTGATCAAGGCGGCCAAGGCTGAGCCGGGTCGTATCCCCTTTGGATCGGCGGGCAATGGCAATTCCATGCATCTGGCAGGGGAACTCTTTCAGAAACAAAGCGGCATAAAGCTGATGCATGTGCCATACAAGGGAGCGCCACCTGCACTCACAGATGTCATAGGCGGAGCGCTGCCAACAATGTTTATCAATTTGCCTGCAGTGGTCAGCTATGCGCATTCCGACAAGCTCAGGATTCTTACCGTTGCGGCAGCTCAGCGCTCCAAAGTATTGCCAGACGTGCCTACGTTCGAGCAGGCAGGTGTGCCTGGCGTAATCTCCAGCGTGTGGAATGGGATTTTGGTACGCAGCGGAACGCCGGACGTG of the Advenella mimigardefordensis DPN7 genome contains:
- a CDS encoding LysR family transcriptional regulator, encoding MNLKQISYFIKIAELRSFTLAANALYVSQPALSRQMSQLEDEIGTALFIRSDKGLKLTEAGVLLRRRAPAILSDVAQLRNDLQTAYSQAPAGVLSVGIGMSLRDILTVPVIAGFQKVYPNVALDILESVTGPLVEDIKSGNIDCALVFELDPSAQVIAEPFVKERLFLVGPPDASFRGRASMNANEIFDNALISTKADNPIRKKIETIAQGLCKEPKIAFETNAVSTMVSCVVLGGYYSVLPYSSICKAVQEGRVAAVPVEDLTLDWTFVYSKSFGLSLAAKVFRDFLFTQAEGTISSGLWPFTEALFTQGLVSQE
- a CDS encoding LacI family DNA-binding transcriptional regulator; the encoded protein is MTQKQTARTTRRKAGSYTIHDVAALAGVSSITVSRYFNCPDKVSAALRERLREIIDRIGYVPSQVAGGLASGHGRVVCAVMQNIASATFADLVKGMTDELQASGLQLLLANAQYSQELEEQAIRTFVGWHPTALILTRHDHTPAAEAMLRALNIPVIEAWGLVPGRPFHQVGFPHIETGAILARHFLEQGATRIQFVMSQTTEDFRAKQRAQGYADAMTSAGIKANVQIVPEDDEFEAGAVCIEGLSHLPADSRPQALIFANDNIAAGAILHAPLCNLILPRDCAIAGFGDAPISARLRPALTTLRPARYQIGQHAARTVLQQLTAAQEGQDSIVEDQLPCDLIVRESSRFHL
- a CDS encoding Bug family tripartite tricarboxylate transporter substrate binding protein, which gives rise to MNPSKAVRRSYVVAVLLAGMTLFSSAYAQGDRYPDKPVTFVVPYPAGGVADQFARSMATELGKRLGQSVVVSNRAGANGNIGSAYVAKQPADGYTLLLGSTSTLAVNPHLYKDMGYDPIKDLQPVTLTHQMPNVLIVGAGTPYKNVKDVIKAAKAEPGRIPFGSAGNGNSMHLAGELFQKQSGIKLMHVPYKGAPPALTDVIGGALPTMFINLPAVVSYAHSDKLRILTVAAAQRSKVLPDVPTFEQAGVPGVISSVWNGILVRSGTPDVIVNKLNQNIVSILQAETFRQPLESQGYEVLSSTPQEFADLLQKDTNAMGEQVRDAGIHID